Proteins from a single region of Mycoplasmopsis edwardii:
- the dnaK gene encoding molecular chaperone DnaK gives MAKEIILGIDLGTTNSVVSIIEGKNPIVLENPNGKRTTPSVVGFKNGEVIVGDVAKRQVETNPNTITSIKRLMGTDKTVHANNKDYKPEEISAMILSYMKEYAEAKLGKKVTKAVITVPAYFDNAEREATKIAGKIAGLDVLRIINEPTAAALAFGLEKTDKSMKVLVYDLGGGTFDVSVLELEDGTFEVLSTSGDNHLGGDDWDNEIVKWISEKIKQEHSYDVTNDKMAKARLKEAAEKAKIDLSSQAVATINLPFLAVTSNGPLNVELELKRSEFEAMTAHLLDRTRKPIEDALKEAGISANELHEVLLVGGSTRMPAVQDMVKRTLGKEPNRSINPDEVVSIGAAIQGAVLAGDIDDILLLDVTPLTLGIETMGGIATPLIARNTTIPATKSQVFSTAADNQTEVTIRVVQGERQMAADNKLLGQFNLGGIEAAPRGVPQIEVSFSIDVNGITTVTAKDLKTNKDATITISNSSKLSEEEIQRMIKEAEANKEADSKRKEEAETIVRAESLIDQIKKANAEQGDKLDAKSKEESEKLIKELQDLVDKKDIAALKTKLDEVENMMRNFANYAAQQNATQGNNQASSNEEETATVVEE, from the coding sequence ATGGCAAAAGAAATTATTTTAGGTATTGACTTAGGTACAACAAACTCAGTTGTATCAATTATTGAAGGAAAAAACCCAATAGTATTAGAAAACCCTAACGGGAAAAGAACTACACCATCAGTTGTGGGATTTAAAAATGGAGAAGTTATTGTTGGAGATGTTGCTAAACGTCAAGTTGAAACAAATCCAAACACAATTACTTCTATTAAAAGATTAATGGGAACAGATAAAACAGTTCACGCAAACAACAAAGATTACAAACCAGAAGAAATATCAGCAATGATCCTTTCATATATGAAAGAATATGCTGAAGCTAAATTAGGTAAAAAAGTTACTAAAGCAGTTATTACAGTTCCAGCTTATTTTGACAACGCAGAACGTGAAGCAACAAAAATTGCTGGTAAAATTGCTGGTTTAGATGTTTTAAGAATTATTAACGAACCAACTGCTGCAGCATTAGCATTCGGTTTAGAAAAAACAGATAAATCAATGAAAGTTTTAGTATATGACCTTGGTGGAGGTACATTCGACGTTTCAGTTCTTGAACTTGAAGATGGAACATTTGAAGTATTATCAACAAGTGGAGATAACCACTTAGGTGGAGATGATTGAGATAATGAAATCGTTAAATGAATTTCAGAAAAAATCAAACAAGAACACTCATATGACGTTACAAACGATAAAATGGCTAAAGCTAGATTGAAAGAAGCAGCTGAAAAAGCTAAAATCGATCTTTCAAGTCAAGCGGTTGCTACAATTAACTTACCATTCTTAGCAGTTACATCAAATGGACCATTAAACGTTGAATTAGAATTAAAACGTAGTGAATTTGAAGCAATGACAGCTCACTTATTAGATAGAACTAGAAAACCAATTGAAGATGCTTTAAAAGAAGCTGGAATTTCAGCAAATGAATTACATGAAGTATTATTAGTTGGTGGATCAACAAGAATGCCTGCTGTGCAAGATATGGTTAAAAGAACTTTAGGAAAAGAACCTAACCGTTCAATTAACCCAGATGAAGTTGTTTCAATCGGGGCTGCAATTCAAGGTGCTGTTTTAGCTGGTGATATTGATGATATCTTATTATTAGATGTTACACCATTAACATTAGGTATTGAAACAATGGGTGGAATTGCTACTCCGTTAATTGCAAGAAACACAACAATTCCTGCTACAAAGAGTCAAGTATTCTCAACAGCTGCTGATAACCAAACAGAAGTTACAATTAGAGTTGTGCAAGGTGAAAGACAAATGGCTGCTGATAACAAATTATTAGGACAATTCAACCTTGGTGGAATTGAAGCAGCTCCTAGAGGTGTTCCTCAAATCGAAGTTAGTTTCTCAATCGATGTTAACGGTATTACAACTGTTACAGCTAAAGATTTAAAAACAAACAAAGACGCTACAATTACAATTTCAAACTCATCTAAATTATCTGAAGAAGAAATTCAAAGAATGATTAAAGAAGCAGAAGCTAACAAAGAAGCTGACTCAAAACGTAAAGAAGAAGCAGAAACAATCGTTAGAGCAGAATCATTAATTGACCAAATTAAAAAAGCTAATGCAGAACAAGGTGATAAATTAGATGCTAAATCTAAAGAAGAATCAGAAAAATTAATTAAAGAACTTCAAGACTTAGTTGATAAAAAGGATATTGCTGCATTAAAAACAAAACTTGATGAAGTAGAAAACATGATGCGTAACTTTGCTAACTATGCTGCACAACAAAATGCAACACAAGGAAACAATCAAGCTTCATCAAATGAAGAAGAAACTGCAACAGTAGTTGAAGAATAA
- a CDS encoding ABC transporter ATP-binding protein — translation MENKPNRTTISYVEKKFPFRKITHTRQQTLGVEDMLKPKHNEKILATLRNVDITYGAGTKSFRAVTDLNLNIYEGEVLGLVGESGSGKSTIGKTLVGLVPYSFGEIKLLDKVLPKKLTRGFKFGKKLKEYKQIENFLVNKVQMIFQDPANSLNPHANVETVVSEGLVNTKNSKEILIYNFDQNALNAIYEKIDQNKYQNEFYGEYLNSINNDVYQNENIAYKSIYENLYNKLKDFNLLEAISVLETKLNERKELNKLSEKDARKVLVRDILISVGLEESVLRRYPLEFSGGQQQRIGISRAVVLRPQLLVADEPISALDVSIQAQVVNIFNELKEKYNLTILFIAHDLRMVEYISDRIAVMNKGRLLEVGKTEEIMNNSLHPYTKSLLDAIPSIKGKKGSLIGYVYNIQMHNYTPENQPEWVKINDDHYVLGTQEEVKNWKEGKY, via the coding sequence ATGGAAAATAAACCAAATAGAACTACTATAAGCTATGTAGAAAAGAAATTTCCTTTCAGAAAAATAACACATACAAGACAACAAACACTTGGTGTTGAAGATATGCTTAAACCTAAGCACAACGAAAAGATTTTGGCAACATTAAGAAACGTTGATATAACATACGGTGCTGGTACAAAATCATTTAGAGCTGTAACTGACTTAAACTTAAATATTTATGAAGGTGAAGTTTTAGGACTTGTAGGAGAATCAGGTTCAGGAAAAAGTACTATTGGAAAAACTCTTGTTGGACTTGTGCCATATAGTTTTGGTGAAATTAAACTTTTGGATAAAGTTTTACCAAAGAAACTTACAAGAGGATTTAAGTTCGGTAAAAAATTAAAAGAATACAAACAAATTGAAAACTTCTTAGTTAACAAAGTGCAAATGATCTTTCAAGATCCTGCTAACTCATTAAACCCACATGCAAACGTTGAAACAGTTGTTTCAGAAGGGTTAGTTAACACTAAGAATTCAAAAGAAATCTTAATATACAATTTTGATCAAAATGCTTTAAATGCTATTTATGAAAAAATTGATCAAAACAAATATCAAAATGAATTTTATGGTGAATATTTAAACTCAATTAATAATGATGTTTACCAAAATGAAAATATTGCATATAAATCAATTTATGAAAACTTATACAACAAATTAAAAGATTTTAACTTACTAGAAGCAATATCAGTTTTAGAAACAAAACTTAATGAACGTAAAGAATTAAACAAACTATCAGAAAAAGATGCACGTAAAGTTTTAGTTCGTGATATCCTAATTTCAGTTGGTTTAGAGGAGTCAGTTTTAAGAAGATACCCACTTGAGTTTTCAGGAGGTCAACAACAACGTATTGGTATTTCTCGTGCTGTTGTACTACGTCCACAACTTTTAGTTGCTGATGAACCTATTTCCGCACTTGATGTTTCAATCCAAGCACAAGTTGTTAACATCTTTAATGAACTTAAAGAAAAATATAATTTAACAATATTATTTATCGCTCATGACTTACGTATGGTTGAATATATTTCAGACCGTATTGCGGTTATGAATAAAGGACGTTTATTAGAAGTTGGTAAAACTGAAGAAATTATGAATAATTCATTACACCCATATACAAAAAGTCTTTTAGATGCCATTCCATCAATTAAAGGTAAAAAAGGTAGCTTAATAGGATATGTGTATAATATTCAAATGCATAACTATACACCTGAAAACCAACCAGAATGAGTTAAAATAAATGATGACCATTATGTTTTAGGAACACAAGAAGAAGTTAAAAACTGAAAAGAAGGAAAATACTAA
- the grpE gene encoding nucleotide exchange factor GrpE — MDKIKLKNLDQLKGNFQLSVDNQVIEEYSKEMQITIGNNEYLPGFDDYLLGRKVKEDFEVKFFFPKNYELESFAGKKAIVKIDNIQVSSQELNNSKELEELKNKVLMLESKLSLKELEIHQMSEAFKQKANEFASKTQEKIDQISNEYKEKLDNEKANIKKYALQSFAEGFAIPFNNFLSAINVGQNSSNQEVQNYCFGFNIVSKQFETLLNENGIELINPELNSEFNPETQEVVDFKEDQDSNNKILKIVRLGFSLNGRVISPASVVLSKKI, encoded by the coding sequence ATGGATAAAATTAAATTAAAAAATTTAGATCAACTAAAAGGTAATTTTCAATTATCAGTTGATAATCAAGTTATTGAAGAATATTCTAAAGAAATGCAAATTACAATTGGTAATAATGAATACTTACCAGGATTTGATGATTATTTATTAGGTAGAAAAGTAAAAGAAGATTTTGAAGTAAAATTCTTTTTCCCTAAAAACTATGAACTAGAATCTTTTGCAGGTAAAAAAGCAATTGTTAAAATTGATAACATTCAAGTTAGTTCACAAGAACTAAATAATTCAAAAGAATTAGAAGAACTTAAAAACAAAGTTTTAATGCTTGAAAGCAAGTTATCACTTAAAGAACTTGAAATTCATCAAATGTCTGAAGCATTCAAACAGAAAGCGAATGAGTTTGCGTCTAAAACACAAGAAAAAATCGATCAGATATCAAATGAATATAAAGAAAAATTAGATAATGAAAAAGCAAACATTAAAAAATATGCTTTACAATCATTTGCAGAAGGTTTTGCAATTCCATTTAACAACTTTTTAAGCGCAATTAACGTAGGTCAAAACTCATCTAATCAAGAAGTACAAAATTATTGCTTTGGATTCAATATAGTAAGTAAACAATTTGAAACTTTATTAAACGAAAATGGTATTGAATTAATTAATCCTGAACTTAATTCAGAATTTAATCCAGAAACTCAAGAAGTTGTTGATTTTAAAGAAGATCAAGATTCAAATAATAAAATTTTAAAAATAGTTAGATTAGGATTCTCATTAAATGGCAGAGTTATCTCACCAGCTTCCGTAGTCCTTTCTAAAAAAATTTAG
- a CDS encoding ABC transporter ATP-binding protein: protein MCKVEKYFGRFYECHCKRQHTNKETIWKVIKRIFSSKKSKNLFDWDNFYSNVKYKEFSDGSKLKIAAEINDIHLSFLNPARPGEKNKVLRGPSIEIYEGKVHAIIGESGSGKSVITSLLYGLTGDNAVIDSGEIKLYNNNVENFNFNDWEKSHYRGRIVSAVFQNPMSTLNPTMKVGAQIMEGMLLNKVVKNKKEAYERAVEFLKLTKINDPEAVMKLYPHEMSGGMIQRVVIAAIVALEPKILVMDEPTTALDPTVQALVLDIIKELQEKLKLSIVFITHDLGVVASIADYISIMYAGQIIEEGISEEILSYPQHPYTWGLISSMPDVNKGNRLSTIRGSVPSNLNNIKGDAFAVRNDYALGIEFEKEPDFYWISETHRVKSALLDEKAQKYYAPLLIQEIWKEYLKKHGK, encoded by the coding sequence ATGTGTAAAGTTGAAAAATACTTTGGAAGATTTTATGAATGCCACTGTAAACGTCAACACACAAATAAAGAAACAATATGAAAAGTCATTAAAAGAATTTTTAGTTCTAAAAAATCAAAAAACCTTTTTGATTGAGATAACTTTTATTCAAATGTAAAATACAAAGAATTTAGTGATGGAAGTAAATTAAAAATTGCTGCTGAAATCAATGATATTCATTTATCATTCTTAAACCCAGCAAGACCTGGTGAAAAAAATAAAGTTCTTAGAGGTCCTTCTATTGAAATTTATGAAGGTAAAGTTCATGCCATTATTGGTGAATCAGGTTCAGGAAAATCAGTTATCACATCATTATTATATGGACTAACAGGAGATAACGCTGTTATTGATTCAGGTGAAATTAAACTTTATAACAACAATGTTGAAAACTTTAATTTCAATGACTGAGAAAAATCACACTATAGAGGAAGAATTGTTTCAGCTGTATTCCAAAACCCAATGTCTACATTAAATCCAACAATGAAAGTTGGAGCACAAATTATGGAAGGTATGCTTTTAAACAAAGTTGTTAAAAACAAAAAAGAAGCATACGAAAGAGCGGTAGAGTTCTTAAAACTTACTAAGATTAATGATCCAGAAGCTGTTATGAAGCTTTATCCCCATGAAATGTCTGGTGGTATGATCCAACGTGTTGTTATAGCAGCTATTGTTGCTTTAGAACCCAAAATTTTAGTTATGGATGAACCTACAACAGCACTTGACCCAACAGTTCAAGCTCTTGTATTAGATATTATTAAAGAATTACAAGAAAAATTAAAACTTTCAATTGTATTCATTACTCACGACTTAGGAGTTGTTGCATCTATAGCAGATTATATTTCTATTATGTATGCTGGTCAAATTATTGAAGAAGGTATATCAGAAGAAATTTTAAGCTATCCACAACATCCATATACATGAGGTTTAATCTCAAGTATGCCTGATGTTAATAAAGGAAATAGATTATCAACAATTCGTGGAAGTGTTCCATCAAACTTAAATAACATTAAAGGAGATGCCTTTGCAGTTAGAAATGATTATGCATTAGGTATTGAATTTGAAAAAGAACCAGATTTTTATTGAATTTCAGAAACTCATAGAGTTAAATCTGCATTATTAGATGAAAAAGCTCAAAAATATTATGCGCCATTATTAATTCAAGAAATTTGAAAGGAATATTTAAAAAAACATGGAAAATAA
- a CDS encoding heat-inducible transcriptional repressor HrcA produces the protein MQQRLNKKLEPILRWTVSSYIEDGLPISSSNLILKYDKELGCSSAKIRYLMNELEQLGYLQKSHNSSGRTPTLKGLNYYAKYLSQTWEDKMRKKIDEVLKQKHVGIDNTIEEAANIISEITGLTLVTNVINKGSLLKSIDIVPIQAKQATVVLVISTGEVFSKIITFNSEIEVKDLKVAVRIFKERLIDSPLKELSERVLLLKDELAKSINSYQSILDSIVNQVFNTYINQQRVNKKIYGKNNIILSNQIQREDLNELIQLVEKHSVWEKIEQQADENENIRIAVDNSGTYMAKRIESDSKITEISVVGAMNSNFDTMRTAINALDKILKEINNQK, from the coding sequence ATGCAACAAAGATTGAACAAAAAACTAGAACCTATTTTAAGATGAACAGTCTCTTCATATATTGAAGATGGATTACCAATCAGTAGTTCGAACTTAATTTTAAAATATGATAAAGAATTAGGATGTTCAAGTGCCAAAATTAGATATCTTATGAATGAACTTGAACAACTGGGATATTTACAAAAGTCACATAACTCAAGTGGTAGAACTCCAACATTAAAAGGATTAAATTATTATGCTAAATATCTTTCTCAAACTTGAGAAGATAAAATGCGTAAAAAAATTGATGAAGTTCTTAAACAAAAACATGTTGGTATTGATAATACAATAGAAGAAGCGGCAAATATTATTTCAGAAATCACAGGGCTAACTCTTGTTACTAATGTGATTAACAAAGGTTCATTACTAAAAAGTATTGATATAGTGCCTATTCAAGCAAAACAAGCTACTGTTGTATTAGTTATTTCAACAGGTGAAGTATTTTCAAAAATAATTACTTTTAATTCTGAAATTGAGGTTAAAGACTTAAAAGTAGCCGTAAGAATCTTTAAAGAAAGATTAATCGATTCACCGCTCAAAGAATTGTCAGAAAGAGTTCTGCTATTAAAAGATGAATTAGCTAAATCAATTAACAGTTACCAATCTATTTTAGATTCTATTGTTAACCAAGTATTTAATACTTATATTAATCAACAAAGAGTGAACAAAAAAATCTATGGTAAAAATAATATTATCTTAAGTAATCAAATTCAAAGAGAAGATCTTAATGAATTAATTCAACTTGTTGAAAAACATTCTGTATGAGAAAAAATAGAGCAACAAGCAGACGAAAATGAAAATATTAGAATTGCAGTTGATAATTCTGGTACATATATGGCTAAGAGAATCGAAAGTGATTCAAAAATAACAGAAATTTCTGTTGTAGGTGCAATGAATTCAAACTTTGATACAATGAGGACAGCAATTAATGCACTTGATAAAATTCTAAAAGAAATAAACAATCAAAAATAG